One stretch of Ipomoea triloba cultivar NCNSP0323 chromosome 8, ASM357664v1 DNA includes these proteins:
- the LOC116027599 gene encoding transcription factor bHLH85-like, whose amino-acid sequence MEAVGAAAFFDEEWECLSKMFSPSENGDFMFQLQCDLENGAMAMANNSQDDCFLSNYSDYSDVVTNNADEFHQYFSQESSNSSGGDHGFNFPSPPIYHSLLQPNDVMMMNLVQSEPLGFFVVDDNIVNSSVPVCCPNEVMGADIAVCSKEMINSGEGHQNVIADSAKNLQQLKRKPEKSAAEDSSENPKKKPRVSRNAQKNKKVALSKSKQSPESGNEDHQEDQEERNAQTSSCSSSDHQDESLELNRDALNSNSSGKARASRGAATDPQSLYARRRRERINERLRILQNLVPNGTKVDISTMLEEAVHYVKFLQLQIKLLSSEDLWMYAPIAYNGMDIGVYQKMLPSL is encoded by the exons ATGGAGGCTGTGGGAGCTGCTGCATTCTTTGATGAAGAATGGGAGTGTCTGAGCAAGATGTTTTCTCCAAGTGAGAATGGTGATTTCATGTTTCAGCTCCAATGTGATCTCGAAAACGGGGCGATGGCAATGGCTAATAACAGCCAAGATGATTGTTTCTTGTCTAACTATTCTGACTATTCTGATGTTGTGACCAATAATGCTGATGAGTTTCACCAGTATTTCTCACAAGAAAGTAGCAATAGCAGTGGTGGAGATCATGGTTTTAATTTCCCTTCTCCTCCCATTTATCATTCCCTCCTGCAGCCTAATGATGTGATGATGATGAACCTTGTCCAATCTGAGCCCTTGGGGTTTTTTGTTGTGGATGACAACATTGTTAATTCCTCAGTTCCTGTCTGCTGTCCTAATGAGGTTATGGGAGCAGACATTGCTGTCTGCTCAAAAGAAATGATCAATAGTGGTGAAGGGCACCAGAATGTCATTGCTGATTCAGCCAAGAACTTGCAGCAGCTCAAGAGGAAACCTGAGAAATCAGCAGCAGAAGATTCATCTGAGAATCCTAAGAAAAAGCCCCGGGTTTCGCGAAAT GCACAGAAAAACAAGAAAGTGGCACTGTCAAAGTCCAAGCAGAGCCCTGAAAGTGGGAATGAAGATCATCAAGAAGATCAGGAGGAGAGAAATGCACAGACCTCAAGCTGCAGCAGCAGTGATCATCAAGATGAATCTCTGGAGCTGAACAGGGACGCCCTGAATTCGAATTCCAGTGGGAAAGCAAGGGCTAGCAGAGGGGCTGCTACTGATCCACAAAGCTTGTATGCAAGG AGGAGAAGAGAAAGAATCAATGAGAGACTGAGAATCTTGCAGAACCTTGTCCCTAATGGAACAAAGGTTGACATTAGCACCATGCTTGAAGAGGCTGTTCACTATGTCAAATTTCTGCAGCTTCAAATTAAG TTACTAAGCTCAGAGGATCTTTGGATGTATGCCCCAATTGCCTACAATGGAATGGACATTGGCGTCTATCAGAAAATGCTGCCAAGCTTGTGA